In Streptacidiphilus sp. P02-A3a, the DNA window TCGCCCGCTCCTCGGTGCTGACCGGGCACGTGATCGGCGCGACCATCCAGACGCTGATCGGCGTCGCGGTGGTCACCGGCGCCGCGATCGCGGTCGGCTTCCGGCCGCACGCCGACCCGCTCGACTGGCTCGCCGCCCTCGGCGTGGTGCTGCTGCTGACCTTCGCCATCACCTGGCTGTGCGTGGGCCTGGGACTGTCGGCCAAGAGCGTGGAGACCGCCAGCAACTCGCCGATGTTCCTGACCCTGCTGCCGTTCCTGGGCAGCGGCTTCGTGCCCACCGCCTCCCTGCCGACCGGGCTGCGCTGGTTCGCCGAGTACGAGCCGTTCACCCCGGTCAACGAGACCCTGCGGGGCCTGCTGACCGGAACCGGGATCGGCGACAACCTGGTCATCACCCTCGCCTGGTGCGTGGGCGTCGCCGCCCTGTCCTACGCCTGGTCCCGACGCCTGTACGAACGCGAACCGAAGCCGAGCTGAGGCCTCAGCCGGTACCCGCCCGGCCGCGCCGCGCACCCGCCGCACCAGCGGTTTGTGCGCGGCGCGGCCGGGTAGGCGCTGTGCTACCGGACGTGGGGGGCGCCGAGGCCCGCACCGGCCGCCCGCCGCCGACGCCGACCCGAAGCACGCGGCCCGCCGCCCCGCGCGCCCGCGAACACCCGCCGTCGGACCGAGGAGCCCGCCATGACCCTGTTCCTGCTCGTGGTCATCATCGCGATCGCCCTGGGCCTGGTCGGCGCCGTCGCCCACGGACTGTTCTACCTCCTGGTCCTCGGCATCGTCCTGCTGGTCGCCGACCTGCTCTTCTTCGGAACCCGCTTCACCCGCCGCAACCGCGCCCACCGCTGACCCACCCCCCGGCCCGGCGGCTTTCCCTGCTCCGCCACGGGACAGAGGACGGGCCCCTCCACCGTATTGCCTGGAATTTCCCCTTTGCGGGCGGGGTAGGGTGTGGGAAATTTGACTGGGGCACGCGGATGTATTACTAAATCTCGTGCAGGGCTGCCATGCCGGCCTCCTCCCGGGGGAGGCCTCCCGGCTGCAGCTCGGAGATTCCGAACCGAGGGACTTTCGTGGCGAGAAGCGGCGTATGGGTGAGCCCGAGCGAGGGATCCATCACACCGCAGCAGGATGGAAATTTCACGGCGGCGGGAGTATCAATCCCGAGCAACGACGCCGGGATATTCGAGGGGAAAGTACGGTCGGGGACGTGGGGCTTTGACGACTGGAATTCCGACGACAGTTCCGGCTGCTCCCTCGATCTCCTCGGAGATATTCCGCCGGTGGGTGCCTGCGAGATATTCTTGAATGTCGTGGAAGGCGAGAACGGAATACGGCCCTGCGTCGGCCCTGACGGGGGTGAATGCGACGGAAGCGGCACGTTCACGAGGGGCGCCTCAACGTCTCGGTGACCATCCGGCAAGACTCTGATTCGCATCCTGTCTGCGGCCTCACGGTGGCGAGCGCAGGTGCATACTACCGAGAGGGGTGCTCGTTCGTGTGACTGGTCACGGCGGCGGCATATCCGGTCCGCAGATCGCTTTTGAAGTGCTTCCCCTGTGCCTCCTCGCTGCCTTCGTTGGCGTTGTGGCGCTGTTTAATCCGCTCGAAATTCGCAGTAAGGTGCTCCATCGCGGAATTACGTACGATCAGTTCCTGAGGGATGCGCCTGCTGCTCGCGTGATCATCCCGTTGCTGGGAGTCGCATTCCTGGTGATCGGGTCACTCTTCACTG includes these proteins:
- a CDS encoding ABC transporter permease, which gives rise to MSTATIDATGLETADDRTHALVHARIMLRRNLRHMRRYPSLTLMVLLMPLLFLFLFVYVFGGTLGSGLGGAMPPGLHGGRAAYADYVAPGIILMAVAAAAQGTAIAVAQDMTEGVIARFRTMAVARSSVLTGHVIGATIQTLIGVAVVTGAAIAVGFRPHADPLDWLAALGVVLLLTFAITWLCVGLGLSAKSVETASNSPMFLTLLPFLGSGFVPTASLPTGLRWFAEYEPFTPVNETLRGLLTGTGIGDNLVITLAWCVGVAALSYAWSRRLYEREPKPS